The Streptomyces puniciscabiei genomic interval CGGAAGGCGACGAGTTCGGCGTGCAGGGCTTCGCTCAGCACGCCGGGGAGCACATCCCCCGCGAGGCCGGCCTCGGACTCTAGGGACATCAATTGCTTCACCCTCTGAAGGGTAGGACGCCCGGCTGGTCAACTACCCCTCGATCAACAAAAGTTCAGCCCGTTAGGGGAAGAAAATCTGACCGGCGGACGCATGGCGGCGGACTCTGATGGGTAAAACCCTTCTTTCCTTCTTCCACGGATACCACGCCTCGGTACAGTCACGCTCGCCATGTCCACGAACCGGACCACAGCGCGCGTCGCATCCGGCTAGGGTGCGCACCCGTGACGGACGCGACCGAGACCTTCCTGCAGACGACCCGCACCTCCTACGACGCGATCGCCAAGGACTACGCCGCCCAGTTCCCGGCCGGTGGCCGGCACCCGCTCGACCGCGCCCTGATCACGGCCTTCGCCGAGCTGGTCACCGAGCACGGCACGGCCCCCGTGGCCGACCTGGGCAGCGGCCCCGGCCACGTCACCGCGCTCCTCGACGAGCTGGGCGTCCCGGCCTTCGGCGTCGATCTCTCCCCCGCCATGGTGACGCTGGCCCGCGACACCTACCCCCAACTGCGCTTCCACATCGGCTCGATGACGTCCCTGGACCTGCCGGACGCCACCCTGGGCGGCATCCTCGCCCTGTACTCGACGATCCACGTCCCCGACGCCCACCTGCCGACGGCCTTCGCCGAGTTCCACCGCACCCTCCAGCCCGGCGGCCACGCCCTCCTCGCCTTCCAGACCACCGAGGAGCCCGGCCACATGCACCTGCCGGAACGCTTCGGCCACGAGATCGACCTCGACTACTACTGGCGCACCCCTGACCAGATCACTGCGCTGCTGGCGGAGGCCGGCCTGGACCTGGTGGCGACGGTCCGCCGGGAGCCGGCCGGCGAGGAGAAATGGGCACGGGCGTTCGTACTGGTCCGCAAGCCGTAACCCCACGCCGCGCCCGGAGACCCGCAGGCGCGGAGACCCGGAGGCACGAGCCGCAAGAGCCCGGAGGCGCGCAGGCCCGGAGGGCTGGCGTGCGGAGGGCCGGAGGCGCGGAGGGCCGGAGGCGCGGAGGGCCGGAGGCGCGGAGGGCCGGAGGCGCGGAGGGCCGGAGGCGCGCAGGCGCGGAGGGCCGGAGGCGCGGAGGGCCGGAGGCGCGCAGGCGCGGAGGGCCGGAGGCGCGGAGGGCCGGAGGCGCGCAGGCGCGGAGGGCCGTAGCGGGAACCTTCCGGCGGGCCGCCTCGTTGGTTCCGAGCCTGCCTCTGGGGCACCTCTGGGCCACTGGACCACCTCTGGGCCCTCCGCCAGGCCTGCCCCTGGCCCGTCCACAATCGCCGTACCCGGGAGGATGGCGTCCGCGACCACGCCTGCCGCCTCCGGCGTTCTTCCCTCGCTCCCGGCCCCGAGCGCACAGGCCGAGCGGCTGATCGAGCCGGGGGTGCACGAGAGCACCGGGGTGTCCGCCGAAGGGCTCCGTGGCTTCGCCGCTGCCGCCGGGGGCTCCGCGGCCCGCGACGGCGCCCCGCTCGCCGTGCACCCGGACCGGGCCCCGGCCTCCGCGCTCGCCCCGCTGCTCCGCCGCGAGGGCAAGCCGGGTTTCGTCGTCACCGGCATGGCCGATGTCGACCGGTTCGCCCCGCTCGACAGGGTCGCGCTGCCCGACGCCCCGCTCTGCCTCCTCACCGGCCTCGACCGAGGCGACAAGAGGGCAGGCGGCTGCTGAGCCGGGCTCACCGGGCGGCGCCCTGGACGCCCGTTCCCCGGCGATCCGGATCAGCAACGGCACCGGGCGCGACGGCCGCGAGCGCCGCGACGCCCCCGAGGTCGGCTGGTGCTGGGCGGGCAACCGGCACACCTGGCTGGGCTTCGCGTCCGCGGCGGGCCGGCGCGGCGAGGACCTGTGAGAGGCGCGCGGAAGACGGCGGCTAAGCCGGGCTGACCGCCGCCAGCCGGTGTACGTCCCGTGCCGTGCCCGTCACCCCCGACAGGAAACCCTGGGCCCGGGGGGACGCGGTCTCGGTCAGCCAGGTCGGGTCGATGTCGCACACCGCGACCCTCACCCCCGTGCCCACCAGCGCCAGCGGCAGGGTGTGGACGACCGTCGACGGGAAGCTGAGGATCGTACGGCCGATGGGGCCCCGGCGGGCGATCACCTCCAGCGGGAGGTCCGGGCGGACTATCTCCAGGCCGGTCTCGGCGGCCAGGCGGTGGAGTTTGTCCGCGCTCTCCCTGCGGTGCGCGAAGTAGCGGGTCGCGCCGTGGGCCTCGGCCAGCCGCCGGACCGCCTCCAGGTAGGCCACCGGGTCCACGACTCCCGTTTCCACCAGGGAGGTTCCGACCATGTCCGAGCCCTTGGTGATGCGCGGCGGACCGAAGCGGGCCCGGGTCCAGGAGAAGTCGTTCGCGGTGACCGTGACGCCGTCCGGGGTCTCGGTGACCGGCATCGAGGAGAAGACCTCCACCCTGCGGCGGGCGCTCGGAGTCAGGCGGCGGCGAGCCGAGGACGACACCGGGGCGAACAGCAGGTCGCGGGCACCCGGGCGGCCGCCCTTGCGGTGCCAGCGGACCAGCCGCTCGCCCCGGGCCAGCTGGGCGACGAACTCCATCGTCGCCGTGCCGTCGTCGACCACGACCAGGTCCTTCGCCCGGGTGATCGTCAACAGCAACTGCACATACCGGGAGAACGGGTCTCCCATGACGATCCGCTCCGCCCTTCTCAAGGGGCCCGCCAGGCCGCCGATCGTCGAGAAGGGCGCGGTCGGGCCGCCCCGCGCCTCCTCCCAGCGCACCCGGTACCCCTCGTCCCGGGCCAGGTCCGCCATGCGGCGCAGCTGGCCCCGGGTCATGGGGTCGGTCGGGGACAGGACGACGACCGTGAGGTCCGCGCCGGTCCGTGCCGGGCCGCCGGCCACGGTCCGCCGCACCTGCGCGGGCACGGACGGCAGGGGATCCGGCTGCTCCGGGCCGCTCAGTCCGTGCAGATGCGCCCACTCCAGCACGTTCAGCAGCTGGACGGGGCTCTCCACGAAGGCGAGCGTGCGGGGAAGGTGGCCGGCGTGACCGGCGCGGGGGCTCATCGGCGTACGACCGTCCCGTCGTGAAGGAATCCGAAGGGAATCCGCAAGGGGCTCAAGCGGCCGGTGCTCAGACCGAGACCGGCTCGCCCGCCGCCGCCGCGATCTCCGCCTCGGCGACGACACCGGCGACGCGGCGCAGCTTCTTCATCGGGCCGAGCTCGGAGTCGTAGACCTTCTTGACGCCGTCACCCAGGGACGCCTCGATCACGCGGATGTCGCGGACCAGGCGCTCCAGGCCCTGCGGCTCCACGGACGCGGCCTGGTCGGAGCCCCACATGGCGCGGTCGAGGGTGATGTGACGCTCGACGAAGACCGCGCCCAGCGCGACCGCCGCCAGCGTCGTCTGCAGGCCGGTCTCGTGGCCGGAGTAGCCGATCGGGACGTTCGGGTACTCCTTCTCCAGCGTGTTGATCACGCGGAGGTTCAGCTCGTCGGCCTTCGCGGGGTAGGTCGACGTGGCGTGGCACATCAGGATGTTTTCGCTGCCGAGGACCTCGACCGCGTGGCGGATCTGCTTCGGCGTCGACATGCCGGTGGAGAGGATGACCGAACGGCCCGTGGAGCGGAGCGCGCGCAGCAGCTCGTCGTCCGTCAGGGACGCGCTCGCCACCTTGTGGGCGGGGACGTCGAACTTCTCCAGGAAGGCGACGGCCTCGGTGTCCCACGGGGAGGCGAACCAGTCGATCCCCTTCTCCTTGCAGTACTCGTCGATCTGGCGGTACTCGTCCTCGCCGAACTCCACGCGGTGGCGGTAGTCGATGTAGGTCATCCGGCCCCAGGGGGTGTCGCGCTCGATGTCCCACTGGTCGCGCGGGGTGCAGATCTCCGGGGTGCGCTTCTGGAACTTGACCGCGTCGCAGCCGGCCGCGGCGGCCACGTCGATCAGCTTGAAGGCGTTCTCCAGCTCACCGTTGTGGTTGATGCCGATCTCGCCGCAGATGTAGACGGGCTTGCCGGGGCCGACCTCGCGGGAACCGAACGTACGCAGACGGGAGTTGGTGCTCATCAGGGGGATGTCCTTACTTGGGGAGGGAATCGAGAGAGGGGCCGAGGATCCAGCTGGCGATCTCTCGGATCGCGCCGTCACCGCCGGGGACGGTGGTGACCGCGCGTGCGGCGCCGCGTACGACGTCGTGGGCGCTCGCGACCGCCACGGGCCAGCCGACGAGGGCGAAGCACGGCAGGTCGTTGACGTCGTTGCCGACGTAGAGCACGCGCTCCGGCGCGATGCCCTGCTCCTCGCACCACTGCTTCAGCGCGAGGTCCTTGCGGTCGATGCCGTGCAGCACGGGAAGCTTGAGCTTCCGGGCGCGGGCGGCGACCACAGGGTTCTGTTCCGTGGACAGGATCAGCATCTTCAGGCCGCTCCTGCGGAGGGCCGCGATGCCGAGTCCGTCGCCGCGGTGCACGGAGACGAACTCCCGTCCCTCGGAGTCGATCAGCACCCGGTCGTCGGTCTGGGTGCCGTCGAAGTCGAGGACGACGGCGTCGATGTCGTCGTGGGTGGGGAGGGCGCCCGGGCGGTCCGCGTCGAAGAGGGGGGCCAGGGCCCGGGCGCGGGCGAGGTCGTGCGGGTCGTCGATCTCCAGGACCCGGGCGGGGTCGGTGCGGACGAGTTCCGTACGGCCGAAGAAGCGGTGCTGGTGCTTGCGGAAGCCGGCCGCGTCCATCGCGTAGGCGGCGCCGGTCTCCAGGAAGTCCTGCGGGCGGTCCTGGCGGCGCGGACGGTAGGACTTGTCGTGGTTGACGCCGTGGCCTCCGCCGGCCGGCGCGGGCACGGCGGGGCCGCCGCCCGGCGCCGCGGCCACCGGGACCGTGCCCGTCGCTGCCGCCGCCGAGGCCCTGCCGGGTCCGGCTGCCGGGCGCGGCACGCGCGTCGTCACCTCAGCTGCCGCCCGGCCTTCCGTCACCGTGACACCGGCCGCCGGCTCGCCGTGCGCGGTGAGTTGGTCGGCCGACTCCCGCCAGACGAAGCCGTGGAACGGCGCGACCGTCAGGGCGGTGTCGGCGCCGTCCTCGATCACCGCCGAGGCGACACCGTCGATGTCCTCACGGACGATGAACGGGCTGGTGCACTGCACGAGCAGGACCGCGTCGACCGCCGCGCCGTGCAGCGCCTCGTGGGCGTCCATGGCGTGCAGGACCGCGGCCTCGGAGGTCGCCGTGTCCCCGGCGATGGCGGCCGGCCGCAGCACGACCTCGGCGCCCGCCTCCCGGGCGGCGGCGGCGATGGCCTGGTCGTCGGTGGAGACGACGACGTCGGTGACCAGCCGGGCGGCCCGGCACTCGCGCACCGCGCGCGCGACCAGCGGGATGCCGCCGACGGGCGCGAGGTTCTTCGCGGGCACACCCTTGGAGCCGCCGCGGGCGGGGATCACCGCGAGCACCCGGCGCACCGTCGCGCCTTGGCCCGCTTCCGGGTTGGACATGGGATCTACTCCTTGCGGTGAGGTCACAGCTCCCCCATCCGGCGGATCACCGGGGCGACGCGCTGCACGCCGTGGCGGTAGGCGCCACGCGCGGCGCGGCGCACGATCTGGCGGACCGGTCCGGGCTCCTTGTCGGCGGCGGGCGCGCCGGGCAGCGGGACGCCGTCGGGGCCGAGGTGGTGCCGGGCGAGGATGCCGGGCAGATAGCCGGGCGCGGTCTCGGGGGTGTAGTAGGGGTTCAGGGGCGGCAGGCCGCCGGGGCGGTCGAGCAGCTTGGCGATGCGTTCACGGGCGGTGTCGAAGGCCGTCTCGTACGAGCCGTCGGCCGCCACGCCCTGCCGGGCCACCCACTCCTCGTCGGCCACCGGCCGGTGTCCGGCGTCCAGCTGGTCCCAGGAGGCGAGGCACCCGGAGCCGGTGAAGTGGTGGTTGCCGAGCACCTCGCGCACGCCCAGGTCGGTCAGGACCACCGTGGGGATACGGCGGTGCAGGGCCTCCAGGGCGGCCGTGGAGCTGACGGTGACGAGGAGGTCGGTGCGGTCCAGCACCTCGCCCATGTGGCCGTACACCAGGCGGAAGTTGGCGGGCAGGTCCGTGCCCTGTGCCAGCTTCTGGTACGGCAACTCCTCGATGTGCGTGGTGTGTTCGCCGGGCTTGGAGCGCAGCTTCAGCAGCACCTCGCGCTCGGGGTGCTTCCGGGCGTGCTCGATCAGCCGCTTCAGCAGGTAGGTGCGGTCCTTGCGGCTGTCCGGGACGGACGGCTGGGCCGCGAACACCACCGTGTACGGCTCGTGTTCACCGGTGTACGGCGCCCCGCCGAGGAAGGGCAGGGCGACCTCGGTGACCGAGGAGGAGTCGGCGCCCACGCCCTCGTACACGGCCCGGAACCGGTCCGCGTCGTGGCGGGAGTTGGCGAGGACGAGGTCGGCGCCGTGCCGCAGCAGCAGGCCGTCGGCGAGCTTCTCGTAGACGACACCGACGTACCCGGTGACGACGACGGGGCGCCTGCCGGCGCCCGCCCAGGTGGCGCGCAGCCCGTGCAGCATGGCCTGGACGCCGCCGCCGACCAGCGCCAGGACGAGGACGTCGTACGACGCTTCGTCCATGGCGCGCAGGAACTCGACGCCGGTGACCTCGCGCAGGGAGTCCGCCCGGACGCCGACCTCCTTCAGCTGGCGCGCTGTCGGGGTGGCGCGCCCGCGCAGGAGGTAGCCGTCGAGCCGGATCTCGGCGTCCGTGGGGGCGAGGCGCTGCGCGGTGAGCGCGCCCCACTTCCACCGGGTGTCGGAATCGGCGAGGACGGCGACCCGCAGGGACTTCGTAGCACTTGCTGGCACGCCGAAGACGCTAGGAAGCCATTCCGAGGTTCCGCCCAACCCGAATGCAACAAACGGTTAACAGCACATCGCCGAATGGCGAATCGGGCCGCTGGAGCACGGGAAAACAGCCCGGTTCACAGCTTCGCCACGTGCCGTTCACCCGGCATCAAGCGGCCGGTCAAGACGAATGACGGGGTTCGCCCTAACGTTCAAGCCGTGGTCAAGCTCTCCGTCATCGTGCCGTTCTACAACGTGCAGCAATACGCGCCCGACACGCTCAGGAGCCTGAAGGCGAACGCGCGTGAGGACTTCGAATTCATTCTCGTCGACGACTGTTCCCGTGACGGGACACCAGAGATTCTCGCGCGCGCGGAGCGCGAGCTGCCCGGAGCGGTCTACGTCCGGCACGAGCGGAACGGGGGGCTGGCTACCGCCCGCAACACCGGTATCGACCGGGCGCGCGGCGCGTACCTGACGTTCCTGGACGGCGACGACTGGCTCGCGCCCGGGTATTTCCCGCAGCTGGTCACGGCGATGGACGAACTCGGCTGCGACTTCATCCGCACCGACCATGTGCAGTGCACCGCGCGGTCGCGCGTCGTGAACCGGGTGCCCGTCGGCCGGCGGAACGTGGTGCTGGACCCGCGGGAGGCGATCCTGCCCGCCGACCGGTCCACCTCCGTCGACTACGCGTACGCGTGGGCGGGCGTCTACCACCGCCGGCTGCTCGACAAGGGGCTGCTGCACTTCACCGACGGACTGCGCACGGCCGAGGACCGGCCGTGGATCTGGAAACTGCACCGGGAGGCGGAATCCTTCGCCGCGGTGAGCCTGCTCGGGGTCTTCTACCGGCGTGGAGTTGCTTCCTCGCTCACCCAGATCGGCGATGTCCGGCAACTCGATTTCATTCGGGCATTCGATCAGGTCATCGCGGAAACCGACCAGGACCGGGACGCCGATCAGCTGCTGCCGAAGGCCGTCCGCACCTATTGCGCCATCATTTCCCATCATCTGGGATCCATCGAAAGGTTCGAGCCCGCGGTGGCGAAGAAACTGAAATCCATGAGTGCCGCTGCCCTGCGGCGCATGCCGCAGGACGTGCTGGACGACGCGCTGGACTCGATGGATCTCCAGCGCGCCACCAAGCTGCGCCGGCTGCGCCGCCGTCCCGCCTCCGCGGGGGCCGCCGCGTGACCACCCAGATCTTCCAGGCGTCGACGCTGTACGGCACGGCCACGCTCGCCGCCGCCCTGGACTCCGGCTGCTTCCGCCCGGCCGACCGGCGGATCCTGCTGGTGTGCAACAACGCGGCCACGCCCGAGACCACGCCCGCGCTGGACGAGGCGCCCGGCTTCGAGAAACTGCGCGACCGCTTCGACGACGTGATCCTGTACAACGACACGATCTTCCCCTTCCACCCGGGCGGCTGGGCGCCCCGCGTGGACGACATGCCGCTGTGGGAACGCTTCCTGCGGCACGAGTGGCAACTGGGCGACGAAGACGTGGAGTTGGCCGTCGAGTCCATCCAGGTCAACCCGGCCCACGCGCTCGCGCAGATCTTCAACGGCGCCCCGGTGACGGTCTACGCCGACGGCCTGATGAGCTACGGCCCCACCCGAAACAAGATCGACCCGCTGGTCGGCACCCGCGTGGACCGGGTGCTCCACCTGGACCTGGTGCCAGGCCTGAAGCCGCTGCTGCTCACCGAGTTCGACGTGCCCGCGGAACTCGTGCCGACGGCCGCCTTCACCAAGGTGCTCGCCGAACTCGCGCCCGCGGACGAGGAGTTGCCGCAGATCGAGGAGCCCGCGCTGCTGCTGGGCCAGTATCTGTCGGCGCTGGACATCCTCACCGCCGAGCAGGAGGAGAACCTGCATGTGCGGATGCTGAAGGGCGCGGCCGCGCTCGGGCACACCAAGGTCGTGTTCAAGCCGCACCCGTCCGCCCCGGCCCGCTTCACCCGCCTGCTGGAGCAGGAGGCGGAGCGACTGGAGGTCGAGCTGACCGTGCTCGACACCCCGGTCCTCGCCGAGGTGCTGTACCAGCGGATGCGTCCCGCGCTGGTCGTCGGCTGCTTCTCCACCGCCCTGCTCACCGCGCGGGCCCTGTACGGCCTGCCGGTCGCCCGCATCGGGACCGGGCCGCTGCTGGAGCAGCTGACGCCGTACGAGAACAGCAACCGGGTCCCGGTGACGATCGTCGACGCGCTGCTGCCCGACCTCGGCGACCGCGATGCGGTGACCGAGCAGCGCACCGGCATGGAGGTCGGGGCGCTCGGCGCGCTGATCCGCGCGGTGGGCTTCGCGATGCAGCCGAAGATCTACCCGGGGCTGCGCGCCGAGGCCGAGACCTGGCTCGCGCGGAACCTGAACCAGCACACCATGGGCTACTTCAAGCGCCGGCGTCTGACCTCGCTGGCCCTGCCCGGCGGGGTGCCCGCCCAGCTGGCGTTCATCCCGCGCAACGCGACGGTCCGCCGGATGGCGAAGAAGGCGCGGAGCCTGCGGCGCGGCGCCCGCGGCTGACCACGGACCAGGAAGGAAACCGCACATGGCCGCTCCACCCTCCGGCGTCGTCCCGGCGCCGGGCCCTCTCATAGGCCGGGCGGCCGAGCTACCGGCCGCCCCCGGCCCGCGCCGGGGCCGCCTGCTCGCCCTGGACGGGCTGCGGCTCGTCGCCGCGCTGATGGTCTGCTTCTACCACTACACCGGCCGGGGCGGCACGGTCTCGGCGTCCTGGCACGGCAGTCCGGCCCATCTCTTCCCGGGGCTGGCCCGGGCCGCCGTCTACGGCAACTTCGGTGTGCAGTTCTTCTTCGTCATCAGCGGTTTCGTGATCTGCATGAGCAGTTGGGGCCGCACCCTCGGCGACTTCTTCCGCTCCCGGGTCGCCCGCCTCTACCCCGCCTACTGGGTGGCCCTGTTCCTGGTCACGGGAGCCTCCCTCGCCCTGCCCGTGGTCGTTCACCCGGTGCGTCTCGACGAGTTCCTGGTCAACCTGACGATGCTGCAGCA includes:
- a CDS encoding class I SAM-dependent DNA methyltransferase, which produces MTDATETFLQTTRTSYDAIAKDYAAQFPAGGRHPLDRALITAFAELVTEHGTAPVADLGSGPGHVTALLDELGVPAFGVDLSPAMVTLARDTYPQLRFHIGSMTSLDLPDATLGGILALYSTIHVPDAHLPTAFAEFHRTLQPGGHALLAFQTTEEPGHMHLPERFGHEIDLDYYWRTPDQITALLAEAGLDLVATVRREPAGEEKWARAFVLVRKP
- a CDS encoding N-acetylneuraminate synthase family protein codes for the protein MSTNSRLRTFGSREVGPGKPVYICGEIGINHNGELENAFKLIDVAAAAGCDAVKFQKRTPEICTPRDQWDIERDTPWGRMTYIDYRHRVEFGEDEYRQIDEYCKEKGIDWFASPWDTEAVAFLEKFDVPAHKVASASLTDDELLRALRSTGRSVILSTGMSTPKQIRHAVEVLGSENILMCHATSTYPAKADELNLRVINTLEKEYPNVPIGYSGHETGLQTTLAAVALGAVFVERHITLDRAMWGSDQAASVEPQGLERLVRDIRVIEASLGDGVKKVYDSELGPMKKLRRVAGVVAEAEIAAAAGEPVSV
- a CDS encoding N-acylneuraminate cytidylyltransferase: MSNPEAGQGATVRRVLAVIPARGGSKGVPAKNLAPVGGIPLVARAVRECRAARLVTDVVVSTDDQAIAAAAREAGAEVVLRPAAIAGDTATSEAAVLHAMDAHEALHGAAVDAVLLVQCTSPFIVREDIDGVASAVIEDGADTALTVAPFHGFVWRESADQLTAHGEPAAGVTVTEGRAAAEVTTRVPRPAAGPGRASAAAATGTVPVAAAPGGGPAVPAPAGGGHGVNHDKSYRPRRQDRPQDFLETGAAYAMDAAGFRKHQHRFFGRTELVRTDPARVLEIDDPHDLARARALAPLFDADRPGALPTHDDIDAVVLDFDGTQTDDRVLIDSEGREFVSVHRGDGLGIAALRRSGLKMLILSTEQNPVVAARARKLKLPVLHGIDRKDLALKQWCEEQGIAPERVLYVGNDVNDLPCFALVGWPVAVASAHDVVRGAARAVTTVPGGDGAIREIASWILGPSLDSLPK
- a CDS encoding DUF6716 putative glycosyltransferase, which translates into the protein MPASATKSLRVAVLADSDTRWKWGALTAQRLAPTDAEIRLDGYLLRGRATPTARQLKEVGVRADSLREVTGVEFLRAMDEASYDVLVLALVGGGVQAMLHGLRATWAGAGRRPVVVTGYVGVVYEKLADGLLLRHGADLVLANSRHDADRFRAVYEGVGADSSSVTEVALPFLGGAPYTGEHEPYTVVFAAQPSVPDSRKDRTYLLKRLIEHARKHPEREVLLKLRSKPGEHTTHIEELPYQKLAQGTDLPANFRLVYGHMGEVLDRTDLLVTVSSTAALEALHRRIPTVVLTDLGVREVLGNHHFTGSGCLASWDQLDAGHRPVADEEWVARQGVAADGSYETAFDTARERIAKLLDRPGGLPPLNPYYTPETAPGYLPGILARHHLGPDGVPLPGAPAADKEPGPVRQIVRRAARGAYRHGVQRVAPVIRRMGEL
- a CDS encoding glycosyltransferase family 2 protein, whose translation is MVKLSVIVPFYNVQQYAPDTLRSLKANAREDFEFILVDDCSRDGTPEILARAERELPGAVYVRHERNGGLATARNTGIDRARGAYLTFLDGDDWLAPGYFPQLVTAMDELGCDFIRTDHVQCTARSRVVNRVPVGRRNVVLDPREAILPADRSTSVDYAYAWAGVYHRRLLDKGLLHFTDGLRTAEDRPWIWKLHREAESFAAVSLLGVFYRRGVASSLTQIGDVRQLDFIRAFDQVIAETDQDRDADQLLPKAVRTYCAIISHHLGSIERFEPAVAKKLKSMSAAALRRMPQDVLDDALDSMDLQRATKLRRLRRRPASAGAAA
- a CDS encoding alpha-2,8-polysialyltransferase family protein; translation: MTTQIFQASTLYGTATLAAALDSGCFRPADRRILLVCNNAATPETTPALDEAPGFEKLRDRFDDVILYNDTIFPFHPGGWAPRVDDMPLWERFLRHEWQLGDEDVELAVESIQVNPAHALAQIFNGAPVTVYADGLMSYGPTRNKIDPLVGTRVDRVLHLDLVPGLKPLLLTEFDVPAELVPTAAFTKVLAELAPADEELPQIEEPALLLGQYLSALDILTAEQEENLHVRMLKGAAALGHTKVVFKPHPSAPARFTRLLEQEAERLEVELTVLDTPVLAEVLYQRMRPALVVGCFSTALLTARALYGLPVARIGTGPLLEQLTPYENSNRVPVTIVDALLPDLGDRDAVTEQRTGMEVGALGALIRAVGFAMQPKIYPGLRAEAETWLARNLNQHTMGYFKRRRLTSLALPGGVPAQLAFIPRNATVRRMAKKARSLRRGARG